The following proteins are encoded in a genomic region of Hymenobacter siberiensis:
- a CDS encoding alpha/beta hydrolase encodes MAAPVFYLIPGLGADERVFQLLRLQGEVHVLRWLPPQGPAELLPAYAARLAAAVPEGQACWLVGVSFGGVLALEVAQLRPLARVVLVSSFTGPAELPWLGRLARATGLHHLVPPQLLPRLPRVAQWFFGVKNGRDYELLRQILRDTDRPFTRWAIVRLLQWPGRPTPPAIRIHGTTDRLLPNGAAHSQYQLPGGHLIIISRAAEISQILNGLAAATETSC; translated from the coding sequence GTGGCCGCGCCCGTTTTTTACCTCATTCCCGGTCTTGGGGCCGATGAGCGGGTGTTCCAGTTGCTGCGTCTGCAAGGCGAAGTACACGTCTTGCGCTGGCTGCCGCCGCAAGGCCCGGCCGAATTGCTCCCCGCCTACGCGGCCCGTTTGGCGGCTGCGGTGCCCGAGGGGCAGGCTTGCTGGCTGGTCGGCGTTTCGTTTGGCGGCGTGCTGGCCCTGGAAGTAGCTCAGCTGCGGCCCCTGGCGCGAGTGGTATTGGTTTCCAGCTTCACGGGGCCCGCGGAGCTGCCCTGGTTGGGGCGGCTGGCCCGTGCCACCGGACTGCACCACCTGGTGCCGCCGCAGCTCCTGCCCCGGCTGCCGCGCGTGGCCCAATGGTTTTTCGGGGTGAAAAATGGCCGCGACTACGAATTGCTGCGCCAGATTCTGCGCGATACCGACCGGCCTTTCACGCGGTGGGCCATTGTGCGGCTGTTGCAGTGGCCGGGGCGGCCCACCCCGCCGGCCATCCGCATCCACGGCACCACCGACCGGCTACTGCCCAACGGAGCCGCGCACAGCCAGTACCAGCTGCCGGGCGGACACCTCATCATCATCAGCCGCGCTGCCGAAATCAGTCAGATTCTGAACGGGCTGGCGGCTGCTACCGAAACGTCATGCTGA
- a CDS encoding cyclase family protein translates to MFPTFPFAGRSYTYDPAAPLDISLPLKPCEDQVNCFWAEPVQFDTIRVGSFVGSVALGGSTNYQRIHVTPHGNGTHTECYGHISPDPAITLNQCLRRFLFVARLVSVAPVPQPNGDLVVMLADVQAALRAQPDRTIAEALVLRTLPNDAAKRQRHYSGTNPTYTEPALAEWLAENNVRHFLLDLPSVDREEDAGQLLAHHAFWQYPAQPRREATITELIFVPDEVEDGLYLLNIQITSLELDASPSKPVLYPLIPVQ, encoded by the coding sequence ATGTTCCCCACCTTTCCCTTTGCCGGCCGCTCCTATACCTACGACCCCGCCGCGCCCCTCGACATCTCTCTACCCTTAAAACCCTGCGAGGACCAGGTGAATTGCTTCTGGGCCGAGCCTGTGCAGTTCGATACCATTCGGGTGGGCAGCTTTGTGGGCAGCGTGGCGCTGGGCGGCAGCACCAACTACCAGCGCATCCACGTCACGCCGCACGGCAACGGCACGCACACCGAGTGCTACGGCCACATCTCGCCCGACCCCGCCATCACGCTCAACCAGTGCCTGCGCCGCTTCCTGTTCGTGGCCCGGCTCGTGAGCGTAGCCCCGGTGCCCCAGCCCAACGGCGACCTGGTCGTCATGCTTGCCGACGTGCAGGCCGCCCTCAGGGCCCAGCCCGACCGCACCATTGCCGAGGCACTCGTCCTCCGCACCCTGCCCAACGACGCGGCCAAGCGCCAGCGCCACTACTCCGGCACCAATCCCACATACACCGAGCCCGCTCTGGCCGAGTGGCTGGCCGAAAACAACGTCCGGCACTTCCTCCTCGACCTCCCCAGCGTAGACCGCGAAGAAGACGCCGGCCAGCTCCTGGCCCACCACGCCTTCTGGCAGTATCCCGCCCAGCCCCGCCGCGAAGCCACCATCACTGAGCTCATCTTCGTGCCCGATGAAGTCGAAGACGGCCTCTACCTGCTCAACATCCAAATCACCAGCCTGGAGCTGGACGCCAGCCCCAGCAAGCCGGTATTATACCCGCTCATACCTGTTCAGTAA
- the rpmA gene encoding 50S ribosomal protein L27: protein MAHKKGVGSSNNGRESHSKRLGVKIFGGQALVAGNIIVRQRGTAHHPGANVGMGKDHTLFALVDGEVQFRKGRKDRSFVTVIPREVVSVPA, encoded by the coding sequence ATGGCTCACAAGAAAGGTGTCGGCTCGTCCAACAACGGCCGCGAATCGCATTCCAAACGTCTCGGCGTGAAAATTTTCGGTGGTCAGGCTCTCGTAGCTGGCAACATCATCGTGCGTCAGCGCGGCACGGCCCACCACCCCGGTGCCAACGTTGGCATGGGCAAGGACCACACGCTGTTCGCCCTCGTTGACGGTGAAGTGCAGTTCCGCAAGGGCCGTAAAGACCGTTCGTTCGTAACGGTTATTCCCCGCGAAGTAGTATCGGTTCCGGCTTAA
- the rplU gene encoding 50S ribosomal protein L21, with translation MYAIVNIAGQQTKVEANKFVYAHKLAGNVGDVVTLGNALLTDDNGTITVGAPELSVAVTGTILAHVKGDKVLVFKKKRRKGYQKMNGHRQSFTKVMINSIG, from the coding sequence ATGTACGCAATTGTTAACATAGCTGGCCAGCAGACCAAGGTTGAGGCCAACAAATTCGTTTACGCTCACAAACTGGCCGGCAACGTTGGCGACGTCGTAACGCTGGGCAACGCCCTGCTGACCGATGACAACGGCACCATTACCGTTGGTGCTCCCGAGCTAAGCGTAGCCGTAACCGGCACTATCCTCGCCCATGTAAAAGGCGACAAAGTTCTGGTCTTCAAGAAGAAGCGCCGCAAAGGCTACCAGAAGATGAACGGCCACCGCCAGTCGTTCACGAAAGTAATGATTAACAGCATCGGCTAA
- a CDS encoding ribonucleoside-diphosphate reductase small subunit, translating to MEPLLAENPNRFVLFPIQNDEVWQFYKKSQASFWTAEEIDLSQDQKDWNNLNDNERHFIKHVLAFFAASDGIVNENLAVNFMQEVQMPEARCFYGFQIMMENIHSETYSLLIDTYIKDPKEKDYLFNALETVPAVQKKGEWALKWINSENFAERLIAFAAVEGIFFSGSFCSIFWLKKRGLMPGLTFSNELISRDEGLHCDFACLLYSYLQNKLSEERVQAIIADAVRIEQEFVTDALPVSLIGMNAKTMAQYIEFVADRLLVSLGCAKIYNVTNPFDFMEMISVQGKTNFFEKRVAEYQKAGVMSERNDNVFSLDEDF from the coding sequence ATGGAGCCGCTCCTCGCCGAAAACCCCAACCGATTCGTGCTTTTCCCCATCCAGAACGATGAGGTGTGGCAGTTTTACAAGAAGTCGCAGGCCTCGTTCTGGACGGCCGAAGAAATCGACCTGAGCCAGGACCAGAAAGACTGGAACAACCTGAACGACAACGAGCGCCACTTCATTAAGCACGTGCTGGCCTTCTTCGCGGCCTCCGATGGCATCGTGAACGAAAACCTGGCCGTGAATTTCATGCAGGAGGTGCAGATGCCCGAGGCGCGCTGCTTCTACGGCTTCCAGATTATGATGGAAAACATTCACAGCGAGACGTATTCGCTGCTGATTGATACCTACATCAAAGACCCCAAGGAGAAAGACTACCTCTTCAACGCCCTCGAAACGGTGCCCGCCGTGCAGAAAAAAGGCGAGTGGGCCCTGAAATGGATTAACTCCGAGAACTTTGCCGAGCGCCTCATCGCCTTCGCGGCCGTGGAAGGCATTTTCTTCTCAGGCTCGTTCTGCTCTATTTTCTGGCTGAAAAAGCGTGGCCTGATGCCCGGCCTCACGTTCTCGAACGAGCTGATTTCGCGCGATGAGGGCCTGCATTGCGACTTCGCCTGCCTGCTCTACAGTTACCTGCAGAACAAGCTGAGCGAGGAGCGGGTGCAAGCCATCATCGCCGACGCCGTGCGCATCGAGCAAGAGTTTGTGACCGATGCCCTGCCCGTGAGCCTCATCGGGATGAACGCCAAGACCATGGCCCAATACATCGAGTTTGTGGCCGACCGCCTGCTGGTGTCGTTGGGCTGCGCCAAAATCTACAATGTCACTAACCCCTTCGACTTCATGGAAATGATTTCGGTGCAGGGCAAGACGAACTTCTTCGAGAAGCGCGTGGCCGAGTACCAGAAAGCCGGCGTGATGAGCGAGCGCAACGACAACGTATTCTCGCTCGACGAGGATTTCTAA
- a CDS encoding ribonucleoside-diphosphate reductase subunit alpha, with protein sequence MLVIKRDGRRESVKFDKVTARIEKLCYGLNMDFVSPIVVAMKVIDGIYDGVTTVELDNLAAETAASLTTKHPDYAILAARIAVSNLHKVTSKSFSSTMKRLYTYEDPKNGDNASLLATDVWEIIHKNAHTLDSAIIYDRDYNYDFFGFKTLERSYLLRLEGKVVERPQHMLMRVSVGIHKDDIESVLKTYNLLSERWFTHATPTLFNAGTPKPQMSSCFLLTMKDDSIDGIYDTLKNCALISQSAGGIGLSVSNVRATGSYIKGTNGQSNGLVPMLKVFNDTARYVDQGGGKRKGAFAIYLEPWHADIFEFLDLKKNHGKEEMRARDLFYAMWTPDLFMKRVEENGDWTLMCPHECPGMDTTWGPEFEKLYLKYEREGRGRKTIKAQELWFAILESQTETGTPYMLFKDAANGKSNQQNLGTIKSSNLCTEIIEYTDKDEIAVCNLASLALPRYLVTDAQGNITFDHDKLYEVTYQATLNLNKVIDVNYYPVPETAKSNFRHRPIGLGVQGLADTFIALRMPFESDEASGLNKDIFETIYFAAMTASKDLAIKDGYYETFPGSPLSQGKFQFDLWNVVPDSGRWDWESLRAEVVKHGARNSLLVAPMPTASTAQILGNNESFEPYTSNIYVRRVLSGEFMVVNKHLLKDLVALGLWNDGMKQEIIAANGSVQGIARIPQHIKDLYKTVWEISQRRIIDQAADRGAYICQSQSLNLHVQNVNFGKLTSMHFHSWKRGLKTGMYYLRTKAAADAIKFTVEKQAAETLEPLALIEQNQSDMSCSLDNPEDCEACGS encoded by the coding sequence ATGCTAGTAATTAAACGCGACGGTCGTCGCGAATCCGTGAAGTTTGATAAAGTCACGGCCCGGATTGAGAAACTGTGCTACGGTTTGAACATGGATTTCGTGTCGCCGATTGTCGTGGCCATGAAGGTAATTGACGGCATCTACGACGGTGTGACCACCGTGGAGCTCGACAACCTGGCCGCCGAGACAGCCGCCTCGCTCACCACCAAGCACCCGGACTACGCTATTCTGGCGGCCCGCATCGCGGTGAGCAACCTGCACAAGGTGACGAGTAAGTCCTTCTCTTCGACCATGAAGCGGCTGTACACTTATGAAGACCCTAAGAACGGCGACAATGCTTCGCTGCTGGCCACCGACGTGTGGGAGATAATTCATAAGAATGCCCATACCCTGGACTCGGCCATTATTTACGACCGCGACTACAACTACGACTTCTTCGGCTTTAAGACGCTGGAGCGCTCCTACCTGCTGCGCCTGGAGGGTAAGGTGGTGGAGCGGCCCCAGCACATGCTGATGCGCGTGTCGGTGGGCATCCACAAGGATGACATTGAGTCGGTACTGAAGACCTACAATCTGCTGAGCGAGCGGTGGTTCACCCACGCTACGCCCACGCTGTTCAACGCGGGTACGCCGAAGCCGCAGATGTCGAGCTGCTTCCTGCTCACGATGAAGGACGACTCCATCGACGGCATTTATGACACCTTGAAGAACTGCGCGCTGATTTCGCAGTCGGCGGGCGGCATTGGCTTGTCGGTGAGCAACGTGCGGGCCACGGGCTCCTACATCAAGGGGACCAATGGGCAGTCGAACGGGCTGGTGCCGATGTTGAAGGTATTCAACGACACGGCCCGCTACGTGGACCAGGGCGGCGGGAAGCGCAAGGGCGCGTTCGCCATTTACCTGGAGCCCTGGCACGCCGATATTTTCGAATTCCTGGACCTGAAGAAGAACCACGGTAAGGAGGAAATGCGCGCCCGCGACCTGTTTTACGCCATGTGGACGCCTGACCTGTTCATGAAGCGCGTGGAGGAAAACGGCGACTGGACGCTGATGTGCCCCCACGAGTGCCCCGGCATGGACACCACCTGGGGCCCCGAGTTCGAGAAGCTGTACCTGAAGTACGAGCGCGAAGGCCGGGGTCGCAAGACCATCAAGGCGCAGGAGCTGTGGTTCGCCATTCTGGAAAGCCAGACCGAGACGGGCACGCCCTACATGCTGTTTAAGGACGCGGCCAACGGCAAATCGAACCAGCAGAACCTGGGCACGATTAAGAGCTCGAACCTGTGCACCGAGATTATTGAGTACACCGACAAGGACGAAATCGCGGTGTGCAATCTGGCCTCGCTGGCGCTGCCCCGCTACCTCGTGACCGATGCGCAGGGCAACATCACCTTCGACCACGACAAGCTGTACGAGGTGACCTACCAGGCCACGCTGAACCTGAACAAGGTGATTGACGTGAACTACTATCCGGTGCCCGAAACCGCGAAGTCGAACTTCCGCCACCGGCCCATCGGGCTGGGCGTGCAGGGCCTGGCCGATACGTTCATTGCCCTACGCATGCCTTTCGAGAGCGACGAAGCCTCGGGCCTGAACAAGGATATCTTCGAAACCATCTACTTCGCGGCCATGACGGCCTCGAAGGACCTCGCCATCAAGGACGGCTACTACGAAACCTTCCCCGGCTCGCCCCTGAGCCAGGGCAAGTTCCAGTTCGACCTCTGGAACGTGGTGCCCGACTCGGGCCGCTGGGACTGGGAAAGCCTGCGCGCCGAAGTGGTGAAGCACGGAGCCCGCAACTCGCTGCTGGTGGCGCCCATGCCCACGGCCAGCACCGCCCAGATTCTGGGCAACAACGAGTCGTTTGAGCCCTACACGAGCAACATTTACGTGCGCCGCGTGCTCAGCGGCGAGTTTATGGTGGTGAACAAGCACCTGCTGAAAGACCTGGTGGCCCTGGGCCTCTGGAACGACGGCATGAAGCAGGAAATCATCGCGGCCAACGGCTCGGTGCAGGGCATTGCCCGCATCCCGCAGCACATCAAAGACCTGTACAAGACGGTGTGGGAGATTTCGCAGCGCCGCATCATCGACCAGGCCGCCGACCGTGGGGCCTACATCTGCCAGAGCCAAAGCCTGAACCTGCACGTGCAAAACGTGAACTTCGGCAAGCTCACCAGCATGCACTTCCACAGCTGGAAGCGCGGCCTGAAAACCGGCATGTACTACCTGCGCACCAAAGCCGCCGCCGACGCCATCAAGTTCACGGTGGAAAAGCAAGCCGCCGAAACCCTGGAGCCTCTGGCCCTGATTGAGCAGAACCAAAGCGACATGAGCTGCTCACTGGATAACCCGGAGGACTGCGAGGCTTGCGGGTCGTAA
- a CDS encoding DUF3800 domain-containing protein produces the protein MEYRIYCDESVKDGKFFSNFYGGVLVRSRDLRRVEKAINAVCGEHHFNNEIKWQKVTANYLNKYIALMDTFFDLMDAGFLKVRIMFTQNANRPLNLSDEQLQNEYFILYYHFFQHAFGLPYSNDSGRPVYVRAYFDYLPDTLPKRQAFKEYIKGLQTKPEFRLAHIKFRKDDITEIDSKAHRLLQLLDVVLGSMAFRLNDKHLEKPDGARYRGKRTIAKEKLYKHINARIQRLLPAFNIGCSTGLRGGGLENRWLHAYRHWLFVPNAKEVDTTKYKK, from the coding sequence ATGGAATATCGAATTTACTGCGACGAATCAGTCAAGGATGGCAAGTTCTTTTCGAACTTTTACGGAGGAGTTTTAGTACGCTCACGCGACCTGCGACGTGTGGAGAAAGCGATAAATGCAGTCTGCGGGGAGCATCATTTCAACAACGAAATCAAATGGCAGAAGGTCACCGCAAACTATCTAAACAAGTACATTGCGCTGATGGATACCTTTTTCGACCTGATGGACGCCGGCTTTTTGAAGGTGCGAATCATGTTCACCCAAAATGCAAACCGCCCGCTCAACTTGTCGGATGAGCAGTTACAGAATGAATATTTCATCCTGTATTACCATTTCTTCCAGCATGCCTTTGGCTTGCCTTATAGCAATGATTCTGGCCGTCCGGTATATGTGAGGGCGTATTTTGACTATTTGCCCGACACCTTGCCCAAGCGGCAGGCGTTCAAGGAATACATCAAAGGATTGCAAACGAAGCCGGAGTTTAGGCTAGCACATATCAAGTTCAGGAAAGACGACATCACTGAAATTGATTCCAAAGCTCACCGCTTGCTTCAGTTATTGGATGTAGTGCTTGGCAGTATGGCTTTTCGCCTTAACGATAAGCATCTCGAAAAGCCAGATGGTGCCCGGTACCGTGGGAAAAGGACTATCGCAAAGGAGAAGCTATACAAGCACATCAACGCGCGAATCCAGCGACTGCTTCCCGCTTTCAATATTGGCTGTTCTACCGGCTTGCGTGGCGGCGGTTTGGAGAACCGCTGGCTCCACGCTTATAGACATTGGCTTTTTGTGCCCAATGCTAAGGAGGTAGATACCACGAAGTATAAGAAATAG
- a CDS encoding DUF433 domain-containing protein: METPRSTAHPRITIDPTICHGQPTVRGLRYPVQNVLEYLASGMTEAEILADYPDLEAEDLRACQAYAADMLQVRSIFRLAS; this comes from the coding sequence ATGGAAACGCCTCGCTCCACCGCCCACCCGCGCATTACCATCGACCCGACCATCTGCCACGGGCAGCCCACGGTGCGCGGCCTGCGCTACCCCGTGCAAAACGTGCTCGAATACCTGGCCTCCGGCATGACGGAAGCCGAAATCCTGGCCGACTACCCCGATTTGGAGGCCGAGGACCTGCGCGCCTGCCAGGCCTACGCGGCCGACATGCTGCAAGTGCGGTCCATCTTCCGGCTGGCGTCGTGA
- a CDS encoding DUF5615 family PIN-like protein yields the protein MSPAEPLRFLVDAQLPKRLADFLAFHTGCDCLHTLDLPAANQTQDGSITRLSMAEQRIVITKDADFVNSFLLHGQPYKLLLVSTGNISTNDLLALFREFLPQLTKLFAHHSYLELSRTLLVTHR from the coding sequence GTGAGCCCCGCCGAGCCGCTGCGGTTTCTGGTCGATGCGCAGCTGCCGAAGCGGTTGGCCGATTTTCTGGCCTTCCACACCGGCTGCGACTGCCTGCACACGCTCGACCTGCCGGCAGCCAACCAGACACAGGACGGCAGTATCACCCGGCTCTCGATGGCGGAGCAGCGCATCGTCATCACCAAAGACGCCGACTTTGTGAACAGCTTCCTGCTCCACGGCCAGCCCTACAAGCTGCTACTCGTTTCGACGGGCAACATCAGTACGAACGATTTATTGGCGCTTTTCCGGGAGTTTCTGCCGCAGCTCACGAAGCTGTTTGCGCATCACTCATACCTGGAATTGTCGCGCACGCTGCTGGTGACGCACCGATAA
- a CDS encoding bestrophin family protein, producing MIIREKDNWFRLLLAWHGSVLPQILPRLLVLLGLSVAVVAAHVELPYYKVPLSAAPFTLFGFTLAIFLGFYNNASYDRFWEGRKQWGALLNTTRSLARQALTLSGQPAGAAGPRAFVRLLIAFTYALKHQLRRTEAGPDLARLLPAPLAEATRAATFQPVQLLLAMSRWVQQGREAGQLDTTIQLAFDHHFNQLADILGACERLANTPIPYTYSVLLHRTVYLYCFLLPFGLVDSTGWITPLIVAFVGYTFMALDAIMREIEEPFGLEDNDLALNAMSHTIEASLLEMVGEPMPPAPARSHRYVFD from the coding sequence ATGATTATTCGTGAGAAAGACAATTGGTTTCGCCTGCTCCTGGCCTGGCACGGCTCGGTGCTGCCCCAGATACTGCCGCGCCTGCTGGTGCTGTTGGGGCTTTCTGTGGCGGTAGTGGCCGCCCACGTAGAGCTGCCCTACTACAAAGTGCCGCTAAGTGCCGCGCCCTTCACGCTGTTCGGTTTCACGCTGGCCATCTTTCTGGGCTTTTACAACAATGCCAGCTACGACCGTTTCTGGGAGGGCCGCAAGCAGTGGGGGGCACTGCTGAACACCACCCGCTCGCTGGCCCGGCAGGCCCTCACGCTGAGCGGGCAGCCGGCGGGCGCGGCAGGGCCCCGGGCATTCGTGCGGCTGCTCATCGCCTTCACCTACGCGCTCAAGCACCAGCTCCGGCGCACCGAGGCCGGCCCCGACCTGGCCCGCCTGCTGCCCGCGCCCCTGGCCGAAGCCACGCGGGCGGCCACCTTCCAGCCCGTGCAGCTACTGCTGGCCATGAGCCGCTGGGTGCAGCAGGGCCGCGAAGCCGGCCAGCTCGATACCACCATCCAGCTGGCCTTCGACCACCATTTCAACCAGCTCGCCGATATTCTGGGGGCCTGCGAGCGGCTGGCCAACACGCCCATTCCGTATACCTACAGCGTGCTGCTGCACCGCACGGTGTACCTCTACTGCTTCCTGCTGCCATTTGGGCTGGTGGACAGCACCGGCTGGATTACGCCGCTCATCGTGGCCTTTGTGGGCTACACGTTTATGGCGCTGGATGCCATTATGCGCGAAATCGAGGAGCCTTTTGGGTTGGAAGACAACGATTTGGCCCTGAATGCCATGAGCCACACCATTGAAGCCTCCCTGCTGGAAATGGTGGGCGAGCCCATGCCGCCGGCCCCGGCGCGCTCCCACCGCTACGTGTTCGATTAA
- a CDS encoding ExeM/NucH family extracellular endonuclease: MYFKILLYTAILLATRTASATSIGSIQGTGAAARAGTYTVEAIVTGIYASLKPAGFYIQDDNATADGNPATSDALFVVQADPNVKVGDKVRVTGTVHEDDAAPSFGQAVLMEAAFTVISSGNALPDFVRLVNSEFAADKAERYEGMRVKFTAPLTVTDNYSLQQRGELTVSAEGLTYQATQFIDPNDNPATGTSSSGTSNLAAVNAYQAANDRRSLVLDDGSSATNPSPTPYLDARFRTVRIGSTLSDMGGILGYGYGQWRLQPLAGAETPVISVVRPLTPPAFGPLDLKLASFNVLNYFNGDGAGGGFPTPRGAKTAADFQRQRAKIILALAQMNADIVGLTEIENDGNGSTAAIQDLVDGLNKAVGAGTYIFVNDGNAERQTNNTDLIHCAIIYKPAVVRPLGPPMVATVPGVFERPPLAQVFITRRKERPDTVGFIVNHFKSKSSGSGANADQHDGQGGSNARRKDQAVALVEFINKTVMPAGAARIVSAGDYNANYEEDPIDIMRAAGLVPATPPTSASYVFKGLTGSLDHAVVTPNLVGFVDVQKWHINSAEPSVLEYDQAGEATDLTSPFRSSDHDPVLIGVNFAGIRNATAGRAANRLFVYPGPAAGPQPFSLDGVPASAGTLTLDFALPQGGIRLLSLHGTPAMLGGQLNGYTAHLAPGIYVVTLRGLGYQKIQRVMKE; encoded by the coding sequence ATGTACTTCAAAATCTTACTCTACACGGCTATCCTGCTGGCAACCCGCACGGCTAGCGCTACTTCCATTGGCTCCATTCAGGGCACGGGCGCGGCGGCCAGGGCCGGCACCTACACCGTGGAGGCGATTGTGACGGGCATTTACGCCAGCCTGAAACCGGCCGGCTTCTACATTCAGGACGATAACGCCACCGCCGATGGCAACCCCGCTACTTCCGACGCGCTGTTCGTGGTGCAGGCCGACCCCAACGTGAAGGTGGGCGACAAAGTGCGCGTAACCGGCACGGTGCACGAAGACGATGCCGCCCCCTCCTTCGGCCAGGCCGTGCTGATGGAGGCAGCCTTCACGGTCATTTCTTCGGGCAATGCGCTGCCCGATTTTGTGCGCCTCGTCAACAGCGAGTTTGCGGCCGACAAGGCGGAGCGCTACGAAGGCATGCGGGTGAAATTCACCGCGCCCCTCACCGTCACCGACAACTACAGCCTGCAGCAGCGCGGCGAGCTCACGGTATCGGCCGAAGGCCTGACCTACCAGGCCACGCAGTTCATCGACCCCAACGACAACCCCGCCACCGGCACCAGCAGCAGCGGCACCAGCAACCTGGCCGCCGTGAATGCCTACCAGGCCGCCAACGACCGCCGCAGCCTGGTACTGGACGATGGCAGCTCGGCCACCAACCCCTCCCCCACACCCTACCTCGATGCCCGCTTCCGCACCGTGCGAATCGGCAGCACGCTGAGCGACATGGGCGGCATTCTGGGCTATGGCTACGGACAATGGCGCCTGCAGCCGCTGGCCGGGGCCGAGACCCCCGTCATTAGCGTAGTCCGGCCGCTGACGCCGCCCGCCTTCGGCCCGCTCGATTTGAAGCTGGCCAGCTTCAACGTGCTCAACTACTTTAATGGCGACGGGGCGGGCGGCGGCTTCCCCACGCCGCGCGGGGCCAAAACGGCCGCCGACTTCCAGCGCCAGCGCGCCAAAATCATCCTCGCCCTCGCCCAAATGAACGCCGACATCGTGGGCCTCACCGAGATTGAGAACGACGGCAACGGTTCCACGGCCGCCATTCAGGACCTGGTAGATGGCCTGAACAAGGCCGTGGGCGCGGGCACCTACATCTTCGTGAACGACGGCAACGCCGAGCGCCAGACCAACAATACCGACCTTATTCATTGCGCCATCATCTACAAGCCGGCCGTGGTGAGGCCACTGGGGCCGCCCATGGTGGCCACCGTGCCGGGCGTGTTCGAGCGGCCGCCGCTGGCGCAGGTGTTCATCACCCGGCGCAAGGAACGGCCCGATACCGTGGGCTTTATCGTGAACCACTTCAAGAGCAAGAGCAGCGGCAGCGGGGCCAATGCCGACCAGCACGACGGCCAGGGCGGCTCCAATGCCCGCCGCAAGGACCAGGCCGTGGCCCTGGTCGAGTTCATCAACAAAACCGTGATGCCGGCCGGGGCCGCGCGCATCGTGAGCGCCGGCGACTACAACGCCAACTACGAGGAAGACCCCATCGACATTATGCGGGCCGCCGGGCTGGTGCCGGCCACGCCGCCCACCAGCGCATCGTATGTGTTCAAGGGCCTCACTGGCTCGCTCGACCATGCCGTGGTGACGCCCAACCTGGTGGGCTTCGTGGATGTGCAGAAGTGGCACATCAACTCGGCCGAGCCCAGCGTGCTCGAATACGACCAGGCCGGCGAAGCCACCGACCTCACCTCGCCCTTCCGCTCTTCCGACCACGACCCGGTGCTGATTGGGGTGAATTTCGCGGGCATTCGCAACGCGACGGCCGGCCGTGCGGCCAACCGCCTGTTTGTGTACCCCGGGCCGGCCGCCGGGCCGCAGCCGTTCAGCCTGGACGGCGTGCCCGCCAGCGCCGGCACGCTCACCCTGGATTTTGCCCTGCCCCAGGGCGGCATCCGCCTGCTCTCGCTGCACGGCACACCGGCCATGCTGGGCGGCCAGCTCAACGGCTACACGGCCCACCTCGCACCGGGCATTTATGTAGTGACGCTACGCGGGCTGGGCTATCAGAAAATCCAGCGGGTGATGAAGGAGTAG
- a CDS encoding GNAT family N-acetyltransferase, with product MIPLITHTPHLQILAASRALLTAALHKPQYFPLLLGAALPTDWPPAQHDRPTQEHVLEQLTAGGRDAAGWYGWYALRKADDTAPRTLVGAGGFLGRPTADGMAEITYSIAADWRGQGLGTELVAGLVQQAADTGLVRQLIAHPPADNPAAQQVLLRNGFVAAGTDAEGRPRFERAVEAVTQAA from the coding sequence ATGATTCCGCTCATCACCCACACCCCGCACCTCCAGATTCTTGCCGCCAGCCGCGCGCTGCTCACGGCCGCGCTCCACAAGCCCCAGTATTTCCCCCTGCTCCTGGGCGCGGCCCTGCCCACCGACTGGCCCCCCGCCCAGCACGACCGCCCCACGCAGGAGCATGTGCTGGAGCAGCTCACGGCCGGCGGGCGCGATGCCGCTGGCTGGTACGGCTGGTACGCCCTGCGCAAAGCCGACGACACCGCGCCCCGCACCCTGGTGGGCGCGGGCGGCTTCCTGGGCCGGCCCACGGCCGATGGCATGGCCGAAATTACCTATTCCATCGCGGCCGACTGGCGTGGGCAGGGCCTCGGCACCGAGCTGGTGGCCGGCCTGGTGCAGCAGGCCGCCGATACGGGCCTGGTGCGCCAGCTCATTGCCCACCCGCCCGCCGACAACCCCGCCGCCCAGCAGGTGTTGCTTCGCAACGGCTTCGTAGCCGCCGGTACCGATGCCGAAGGCCGCCCGCGCTTCGAGCGCGCCGTGGAAGCCGTGACCCAGGCGGCGTAG